The stretch of DNA GTGCCGAATCCGCAGTGGGGCTGGGGCAAGCTCGATCCCACCGCCGCCATCAACGCGGTCCCGTCGCCCAAGGCCGTTCCCACGAAGAAGCCCGGGACGCCGAGTCGCGTCCGCTGACCGGCAGCGTGTGGTCATGTCCTGGCAACGACGGGTCATGGCGGCCCTGCTTGTGGGGCTTGTGGTGGCGCTTGTGGGCGACGTGGCTTCGGCAAAGGGCACGCGTCGCGCCCTGCTCGTCGGGGTGTGGGCCTACGAGCGCGCCGCGTCTGAGGGGGCCTGGAAGAACCTCGGCTCACGCGCCGATGTCGACGCCATCCGCGGGGTTCTGATTGGCCATCTCGGCTTCGCTCCGAGCGAAGTGGTGGCCCTGACGACGCCCGCGGAGACCACCCATCGGGCCATCATCGATGCGTTTCGCAAGACGCTCATCGACGGAGCGGGTCCGGATGACGAGATCTTCTTCCACTACTCCGGACACGGCTCGCAGGTCCCGGATGATCGTGAGGTCGACGGCCTGGCCGAGACGCTCGTCCCCTCCGACTACGTCAGCGTGACCGATGGCGCCAACGACATCCGCGACAAGGAGATCGAGGGGCTGTTGGCCGAGCTGGCGGCGCGTGGTGTCAGACGGGTCACGCTTTCGTTCGACTGCTGCCACTCGGGGACGATCACCCGATCGCGGATGCGGGGTGTGCGGGGCGCCGGTCGCGCATCCAAGGCTCGGCCACGGATTGACGGAGGGGGCGCGGCCGATGGTGCAAGCGGCATGGTTCCCCCCGCCGTCGCGCGCGATTTCGTCGTTCTCAGCGCCTGCCGACCGGAGGAGCTTGCGGGTCAGTGCTACGATGACGCGGGCCAGGTGGTCGGCATCTATTCGATGGGCCTGGTGCGCGCACTGAGCCGGGCCACCGCGTCGACCACCTGGCGCGATGTGTACGAGATCTTGCGCGAGTCTCTGGCCGCCGATCCGCAGACGCCCCAGATCGAGGGCGCGATCGATCGTCTTGTGTTCGGGGGCAGCGCGGTGGCCACGCCTACATACATCGCGGTGCGCGCGGAAGGAGACGCCCTCCTGCTCGAGGCTGGACGTCTGCAGGGGGTTGGTCCAGGCACGACGGTCGATGTCTACGCACCGGGCACGCGCGATTTCACATCGACGAAGCCCATCGTCTCTGCGGAGGTGACGCAGGCCGGACTGGCCACCAGCACGTTGCGTCTTGGCCAGAGCCCAGCGGTTGCCCTGGGGGGCGGACGGGCGCGAATTCGGCGCCAGGTTCTCCCGGAGACGCGCATGCGCCTCGACGCGCGCGCGCTCTCGGCGCTTCCGGAGGGGCCGAGCATCACGCGCGACCTGCGCGCCCTTCCCATGGTGGAGCTCACGCAGGGCGGCACGTGCGATCTCGCTGTCGTTGCGGGGACTGGGGGATTGCGGCTGGAACGCAGCGATGGAGCGGTGGTGGCGGTGCTGCCAGCAGATGGTCGTGTGGTCGAGGCCAT from Pseudomonadota bacterium encodes:
- a CDS encoding caspase family protein, which codes for MSWQRRVMAALLVGLVVALVGDVASAKGTRRALLVGVWAYERAASEGAWKNLGSRADVDAIRGVLIGHLGFAPSEVVALTTPAETTHRAIIDAFRKTLIDGAGPDDEIFFHYSGHGSQVPDDREVDGLAETLVPSDYVSVTDGANDIRDKEIEGLLAELAARGVRRVTLSFDCCHSGTITRSRMRGVRGAGRASKARPRIDGGGAADGASGMVPPAVARDFVVLSACRPEELAGQCYDDAGQVVGIYSMGLVRALSRATASTTWRDVYEILRESLAADPQTPQIEGAIDRLVFGGSAVATPTYIAVRAEGDALLLEAGRLQGVGPGTTVDVYAPGTRDFTSTKPIVSAEVTQAGLATSTLRLGQSPAVALGGGRARIRRQVLPETRMRLDARALSALPEGPSITRDLRALPMVELTQGGTCDLAVVAGTGGLRLERSDGAVVAVLPADGRVVEAMRSAVEGEARRRFIAGLSNDAQDALSVRMRLVQVEPDLQDGHVVGVRRVIGPIADRAKARAGTWVRVEVWNMGYQRIWLSLLDVMPDGAVNVLWPPPDRAHADERVENSIDERWVALPDLLIRLTPTRGKETFKLIATDRPVQLAPLLDVAQACQQTRGAISHPIARWLLDATLGLRSGRDAIEPAQWGTASVTVEVR